CAGGTTAATCTTCATATGTTATAGATTTTTAACTAACATTGATTCCACCAGATATtcagataaaacaaacacttcattACTTCCCTGTTGAAGTGACTTATTGTGGCCTGTTATTAAACCTGATACCTTTTTTAAAACGTTGTGAAAGCAGGAAGTCTTCCACTCCTGCAGTTTTAAGCCTTATTGCATTTGAACAGAAGAAGCCCGACTGCATCAGGATGACCGGTTgtataaagaaaacatttacatacaGGCCGACACGTCGATCCTGAACAGTTTTTCCTCACAGACGACAAACGATCTGATGAGAGCGTTGACATGTCAGGCGTGAGGACAGCTGATGTGGTTTGGCTCCGTCAGGTTCATCGTGTTCTGCGttcctgaacacaaacaattATCCTGTCAAACATACTGAACAAACGTAAAGACGCTTTATTAaaagttttcttttaatcagacaattaaaagaaagaaacacaggatGGATTGATGTATGATCCTGATGAAGTGTAGCGTGTTATTTGTGCCGACATGAggatgtgtgtgatgtttcaGCGTCTGGAGGCTGAGAAGGAGACGCTGGAGAGAGATCTGAGTTTCAAAGCTGATCAGGCGAAACAGTACGACTGTCTGCTGGAGGCCgtcagagaaaacaacagacagctgcaggtacacaactgtgtgtgtgtgtgtgtgtgtgtgtgtgtgtgtgtgtgtgtgtgtgtgagagagagaggtgagtagaggtgagacaggtgagagagagaggcagttTTGGGGGAGAGGTTCAGACAAACTGATAAATCTGTGGCCAACTAAGACTCCAGATAAAACAACAGTACATCACTGCAGGACtgttgttcagtgtgtgtgtgtgtgtttctgacttcctgtgtgtgtgtgtgtgtgtgtgtgtgtgtgtgtgtgtgtgtgtgtgtgtctccagctGTCTCTGAAGGAAACCAGCGCGACCCAGCGCTCTCTGGAGAGTCAGCTGATGAGCACCAGAACCACCGACTCGAGTCGCGAGTTCAAGCTCAAAGAGGTGGAGGGAAGGATCCGAGTGCTGGAGAAGGAGAACGACATGCTGCGACAGAAGGTGAAGCTCCAGAATCAGAACATCTGAGCACATCCACCAGAATCAGAACATCTGAGCACATCCACCAGGATCAGAACATCTGAGCACATCCACCAGGATCAGAACATCCACCAGAAACACAATAGATCAGTTTGGAGatgaatttgtgttttctgtcctgaACAAAGATCACTTACTTTTGTCAACTCTGCAACTGGATTGATGATTTTCTCTGTCCTCCGTCTGTCCCTCAGCTGGCGGGCCAGGCCAGCAGCTCCACCCTGCAGATCAAGACGGAGGAGCTGTCCCGTCAGTACCAGGACCAGCTCAGCTccatgaaaaaagagaaagacctGGAGATTCAGAGGCTGCGGgtgagaaacaaacactgattgaAAACAGCCATCGCATCATCAAAACTCGACgttcccatgagcctcagctgcACTTTTGTTCAGTGTTAATTAGCGAATGTTTGCATGCTAATGTCTAAGACGATGGCACTCCGCCTGTGTTATCTGGTCTCCATCAGAGGGTGGTGCAGCCCAGACAGGCAGGGTGACACCGTCTTCATCAGGCTCTGGTGAAAAGATGTACTGAAAAAGACttttacagatattttaatATGATTGCCTCTATGGAAGCTCGAAGGGTCACGGcttgaacattttatttcagataaaataacaaaggaaaacactTTAGTgtcttgaaaataaatataatttaagtTGTTATGGCAGAAAACGGAGGAGATGTGTTGGACCGCGACCCTTCAGGGCTTCTGTTGATGTGCTGCGTACAGACTGTCTATAAAACTGAATACTCAAAgaccaaaacattaaaaatactcATGGAAGATAAAGTCCTGCAGAACAGGTTCTTTAATCTGTGTTTATGTAAATTATTGTCATTAACATACCTGCGCtgtattttgtctttgtttgtcccTCGCCTCTCTCCGTCCTCCTGCAGACTCAGATCACAACGATGCAGACGGAGGTCACCACCACCAAGTCGTCGTCGTCATCGTCAGAGAAAAGTCTCCAGCTCAAGATCTCCGAGCTGCTCTCCATGTTGGAGAAGCGACAGACAACCATCACCCGCCAGGAGGAGGtccgagacacacacacacacacacacacgcacacacacacacacacacacacacactgtccgagacagacagacacacacacacacacacacacacacacacacacacacacacacacagacagtccgagacagacacacacacacacacacacacacacacacacacacacacacacacacacacacacacacacacacactgttactcacacacacacacacacacacacacacacacacacacactgttactcacacacacacacacacacacacacacacacagacacacacacacactgttactcacacacacacacacacacacacacacacagagacacacacacacacacatgcacacagacacagacacacacacacacacacagacacacacacacacacacatgcacacagacacacacacacacacacacacacacacacacacacacacacacacacaacacacaacacaccacacacacagagacacacacacacacacatgcacacagacacacacacacacacacacacaggacacaatacaccacacacacaacacacacacacacacacacacacatgcacacacacgcacagacacacgcacactgtccgagacagacacacacacacacacacacacacacacacacagagacacacacacacacacatgcacacacacacacacatgcacacagacacacacacacacacacacacacacacacacacacacacacacatgcacacagacacacacatgcacacacacgcacagacacacgcacactgtccgagacagacacacacacacacacactgttactcacagacacacacacacacacacacacacacacacacacacacacacagaaacacacacacacacacacacacacacacacacagagacacacacacacacacacacacacacacacacacacacagagacacacacacacacacacacagaaacacacacacacacacagacaggcagacagacagacgcgcacacacacacacatgcacacagacacacacacacacatgcacacacactgtccgagacagacacacacatgcacacacacgcacagacacacgcacactgtccgagacagacacacacacacacacacacactgttactcacagacacacacacacacacacacacgcacagacacacgcacactgtccgagacagacacacacacacacactgttactcacagacacacacacacacacacacacacacacacgcacacacacgcacacagacagacactgtaAAAAAATCATGAATACATTTGTAAAACATAATTACCCTCTAGCTGAAGTGCAGCATGCAGCATCTGTAGTTACAGGCTAACACATGCTAACCGCTGCTGTGGCTAACAGTCATCATTAACAGCAcaaacatcatgttttaaacATGTGTGTGCAACTACAGCAAGTCAGAAGGTCAGTTTATTCAAGGAGGTCGTGTTTGTTTCTGACCAGACGACAAAACTGAAATAAGAGCCACAGAATTACCCTTTAAGGTCATCAGCTTTCAGTCACAATGACcacaaggtgtgtgtgcgtgtgtgtgcgtgtgtgtgtgtgtttgtctgttcagTCGTGCAGGACGAGGTGCGTGACTTACCTGGGAGGACACATATACATCATGCAAAATAAGCAGACTAGCTTCTTCCACAGAATCATCATCTgtttacacacaacacacacacacacacacacacacacacacacacacatatatataaaatacacaCTGATCAGTTGTCACCTGTCAGGTCCGACTGCATTCTCTGGTCTGAGCGGTGCAGCTTCAGTGGAAGCGAGCTGTCAGTTAACTTTACCTCAGGAATGTTTGTGTTACCTCAGGCTGCTGCTGAGACGACCTGCTGTttgactttcacacacacacacatactcacacacacacacacacacacacacacacacacacacacacacacacactcagatatCTTGTTTTAATGAGCTTGAATCAGCAGTAACGGTCTGTGGTTTGTGAGcctgctgacctttgacctcttgtGACCTTCAGGAgatcaggaagctgctgcaggagaaaaaCGACAGCTCCAAGAACGTCACCAAGACCATCATCACCAAGAGGTACGACACCACAGAACCAGGCAGAGTGAACAAGGACCGGATCACTTGATGTCAGAATTTACTTGTTGGTTATGTGATGTAGGTACAGGAACCAGTACCCTATCCTCGGCCTGCTGAGCGACGACTACCAGTGCACCTCGCCCGTCAAAGAAGCCAAGACCATCGTCATCGAGAGAACTGGGGAGATGATCAAACAGGTAacggcagcagagaggagataGTAACATGAGCCGCTCGGTGCTGCTCGGCTCACTGTGGGCCAGAACCCATCAGACGCCCTCAGTATTAATAACTAAGCAGGAGACGTTcagccctgcagcagctgggaggagtCTGTGTGTCTCGTGATGCCGAGCAGATTAACTCAGTCGGCTTCGAGGCGTCGTGTTAAACTCTCTCACCGAGTCTCAACACATTCCACATGTACATACTGAAGGTCACAGTGAAGGTGACGGTCCGCGGCACCGCATGAAATACAGCGTCaggaaaaacaataacattttgCAGAACGATTATATTCAGAAATTATATATGTGCATGtttttagaatagaatagaattactttaatgatcccagactgggaaattatttatttatttatattatttattttattattttagttaTTATTTATACCTATTTCTACTTGTAGATGTAATTCGAAATTTTGAATGGTGCTGGGTCCAAAGTGCAttaacgacacacacacacacacacacacacacacacacacacacacacacacacacacacactcacacacacacgataaaGCTGTTTATTGGTCAGTGAAGCGGAAACTCTGTGAATCTGACCTGTAATCAGATGATCTGGCGCCACCTTGTGGTTAAAAAAGGtgctgctgcatgtcatcttgAATAATGtccaatgatgtcactcagttgcattgtgggtaatgtaggctcaaGGTTTTGGAGAAGGAAGAACGATGTGTGGAATATAAAAGGTGATATCTggttctgttgtttttaaaactcTCCATAACGAGTCCGACAGCGTTACAGGAAACCTGCagcctacgttacccacaatgcaactgttTCTTTATCAGATAACGTGAATCTTCCTCTGAACACACGTACATGTGGTGAAaagctggttttgttttcacttgTGAACAATATGGAACCATGTGTGGTGAGTTCTGACGGTCACGTCCAGCTCTcacctttgttttctctttgagTCGACGtcacacatgttgttgttgttgttgttgttgttgttgttgttcacgTCACATTCAGTCGTCTTCTTCTGTTCTGACTGTGTGGAAACGTTCTGCTCGCACGCTGTAACGACTGCATCTGTGTTCTGTTTATTTCGGAACAGGAAATCATTACAAGCCCTTAAAGACACACTGCTTCTCTCCGACAGGAATGACTGAATGACAAGAAGAGCCAGACAtcatcccccccctcccccctgctTGCatgtccctcccctccctcctccccctcaggGCTCCCCGGGTTGGTGGTGGTTCAgatcccccctctccctccctaaATTTGGGATGATTTGGTTCAAATCCTGGGTTTGAACAAATTGAGCTTGTTTGGGgttttattttggctttttatgAAACAAACAATCACAAATCCGATCTGTTCAGAGTGCCGCAGCCTCTTGGCTGTGCAGGGGATTAATGTGGCCGCATCCAAGCAAACATGACAACTGGGAACTGGGCCGGACTGACGCCGAGCGGAGGACA
This genomic window from Sparus aurata chromosome 13, fSpaAur1.1, whole genome shotgun sequence contains:
- the pof1b gene encoding protein POF1B codes for the protein MIQQPMMQQVVSPVYLQSVQGLQGLQRLSVSSQESDLMYQQQSMVESQSLSSVFSQSSSPVKSPAPSAEEEEEVEEVEEEEEEEEETVEVEEVEIINVIQQKPIEKISRTEVRTEVRDVPQPTKMDTRYFGELLADVYRKNCDIHSCISDHVSKIRGKKHQLDPSIDYKVEREEVEALLPKGATELTKQQIRYLLQTRLTADKSMRLLLSTFSSLREELLHMSEDLRRLEAEKETLERDLSFKADQAKQYDCLLEAVRENNRQLQLSLKETSATQRSLESQLMSTRTTDSSREFKLKEVEGRIRVLEKENDMLRQKLAGQASSSTLQIKTEELSRQYQDQLSSMKKEKDLEIQRLRTQITTMQTEVTTTKSSSSSSEKSLQLKISELLSMLEKRQTTITRQEEEIRKLLQEKNDSSKNVTKTIITKRYRNQYPILGLLSDDYQCTSPVKEAKTIVIERTGEMIKQEIITSP